From the Thermoproteota archaeon genome, the window ATACTTTTTCTAGTTATTTGGCGCGGATCTCTTCGTTTTAACCGGTGCTAGCCCGACAGAGCGCCCCACTAGGGCGAGAGATGCGCCCGTCCACTCTCTTTAGAAGATATTTTTAATCGTTCACTAGAATGTGCGCGATAGCTCTATAAGTTACACGGTTCGTGAGAGGTTGACTTATCGCCATAAGAGGGGATACTGCCATGGAAAAGAAAATTCTGATCTTAGGAGGCGGTGATGGAGGTACGATACTCGCTAACCGGCTCGCTAGGAGACTTGGATCTGGGGAGGCGTCCATCGAGGTTATAGATAGGGAGGGGACCCACTGGTATCAGCCCGGCTTCCTCTTCTCCGCCGTAGGGGAGGCTGAGAGGGAGGAAATTTCCCTGTGCAGGGTCGCCCTCTACAGGGAGGGGATCAGGTTCACTCAGGCAGAGGTGACCGAGATAGATCTGGATGACAGGAGGGTCAAGCTGGCAAACGGTGAGGACAGGGTTTACGATTACTTGGTGATAGCCACGGGATCTACCTTCGATTATGAGGACATCCCCGGCTTCAAGACCGGAGCTGATCACTTCTGGAGTTTTGGCGCCTCAATGCGACTGAGAAAGAAACTCATGACCATAAAGAAAGGGAAAATCGTGATTGGAGTGGGCGGCTTAACATACAAGTGTCCCGTTGCTCCCCTAGAAATGGTCTTCTTGGCTGATGAACTACTCAGGAGGAGAGGGGTCAGGGAGAATATAGAGCTCACCTACATATCTCCTATGGGGAGGGCTTACGGGCCTGTACTTCTCAACAAGCTGGTGGAGGAGGAGATGGAGAAGCGTGGCATTAACCTAGTCACCTTCTTCACAGTCGATGAGGTGGATCCGGACAGGAGGGAAGTAAGATCGGCTGAGGGAGATTCCCTGAACTACGATATACTCGTGCTCAGTCCGCCTCACAAAGGTTCAGAGGTAATTTTCAATTCCGGGTTGGGGGATGAGGAGGGCTGGGTGCCCGTGGACAAGTACTTCCTTAACATCAAGGGCTACGATGATGCGTTTGCCATAGGAGATGCCACTGCTCTTCCTATACCGAAAACCGGTGTCGTCGCGCACTTTCAAGCCGCGACATTGGCCAACAACATCATTTCCGACATGAGGGGTGGCGTAAAGGAAGCATTCGATGGACAAAGCTTCTGCCTCATAGAGATGGGCGAAGGCCGCGCATCCGCTCAGGTTTCGAATTATCGCTACAACATTCCTCCGGGTCTCATACCCAACTGGCTCTTCCACGCGATGAAGCTGGCCTTCACCAAGATGTACTGGAAGTACATCCTGACCGGGTTGATGTGACTTCGTTGTTGGTTGGGGGTGATGATTATGGGAAATGGTTCCAACATCTCTCTCGATGAGAAGAGGATTGAGAAGTTGGATAAGCTCTTGGATAACGCT encodes:
- a CDS encoding FAD-dependent oxidoreductase, with protein sequence MEKKILILGGGDGGTILANRLARRLGSGEASIEVIDREGTHWYQPGFLFSAVGEAEREEISLCRVALYREGIRFTQAEVTEIDLDDRRVKLANGEDRVYDYLVIATGSTFDYEDIPGFKTGADHFWSFGASMRLRKKLMTIKKGKIVIGVGGLTYKCPVAPLEMVFLADELLRRRGVRENIELTYISPMGRAYGPVLLNKLVEEEMEKRGINLVTFFTVDEVDPDRREVRSAEGDSLNYDILVLSPPHKGSEVIFNSGLGDEEGWVPVDKYFLNIKGYDDAFAIGDATALPIPKTGVVAHFQAATLANNIISDMRGGVKEAFDGQSFCLIEMGEGRASAQVSNYRYNIPPGLIPNWLFHAMKLAFTKMYWKYILTGLM